A stretch of the Mycobacterium sp. ITM-2016-00317 genome encodes the following:
- a CDS encoding transglutaminase-like domain-containing protein — protein sequence MSISCDTGTALLTKSGGPFRVTTRRIPSGARGTDWTLEQIRSFILDGAKDFTVRRRVVDILMAQRVRARDYLGEVKALFEWVQSNVRYTRDPHRVELLHSARRMLELRAGDCDDMTILLGAMLQSIGHPVRIVVVGPDPKRPNLFTHVYPEVQFRGRWIALDATVPHPMGWRPRAIVKKVISLRRRPVMSLHDFDDGLGQSYGAEDLIEAVRTSGLQPRDPRVKSAWDQLRSRGILARELWVRRLLVRLWRQGLPPGNRPRSAARLDVAIRSPGPSGYETPVAPAHYPGTTVYYPGTTGLYPRPAPYGWRPGQRPPPWRPRPLPWRPPRVVPGPPSTYYRPVVRRHR from the coding sequence ATGAGCATCTCCTGCGACACCGGCACCGCTCTCCTGACCAAATCCGGCGGGCCATTTCGTGTGACAACCAGACGCATACCGTCGGGGGCGCGCGGAACGGACTGGACGCTGGAGCAGATAAGGTCCTTCATCCTCGACGGCGCGAAGGACTTCACGGTGCGCAGGCGGGTGGTCGACATCCTGATGGCCCAGCGGGTCCGTGCGAGGGATTATCTCGGCGAGGTCAAGGCACTGTTCGAGTGGGTGCAGAGCAACGTCCGCTATACCCGTGACCCGCATCGAGTGGAGCTGCTGCATTCCGCACGACGAATGCTCGAACTGCGCGCCGGAGATTGCGACGACATGACCATTCTGCTCGGCGCGATGCTGCAATCCATCGGTCACCCGGTCCGGATCGTGGTGGTCGGGCCGGATCCCAAGCGTCCCAATTTGTTCACCCACGTCTATCCCGAGGTTCAGTTCCGGGGGCGGTGGATTGCTCTGGACGCCACAGTGCCGCATCCGATGGGGTGGAGGCCCCGGGCGATCGTGAAGAAAGTCATCTCGCTGCGAAGGAGACCGGTCATGAGCCTGCATGACTTCGACGACGGACTCGGTCAATCGTACGGTGCCGAGGATCTGATCGAGGCGGTACGGACCAGTGGTCTGCAACCGCGCGATCCACGGGTGAAGTCTGCCTGGGATCAACTGCGGTCCCGAGGAATACTGGCACGCGAGCTCTGGGTGCGGCGGCTGCTCGTGCGTTTGTGGCGGCAGGGGCTACCGCCGGGTAACCGGCCGCGCAGCGCCGCCAGACTCGACGTGGCGATCCGCAGTCCAGGACCGTCCGGCTACGAAACCCCGGTGGCGCCGGCGCATTACCCAGGCACGACGGTGTACTACCCGGGAACAACGGGTCTTTACCCACGTCCTGCCCCCTACGGTTGGCGTCCCGGACAGCGCCCCCCGCCGTGGCGACCGCGTCCTCTCCCGTGGCGACCGCCACGGGTGGTTCCCGGGCCGCCTTCCACGTACTACCGGCCTGTGGTCCGGCGGCATCGATGA
- a CDS encoding MFS transporter — translation MTEVQMGTAAGRWVLLATVLGSGLVMVDGTVVNVALPHIGSDLGAGFGSLQWIVNAYTLTLASLILLGGALGDRFGRRRIFLIGVVWFALASLACGLAPNAEVLIAARALQGVGGALLTPGSLALISASFRPGDWAAAIGAWSGLGGIAGAVGPFLGGVLVEWSWRAVFLINLPLAVIVVAVTAVRVPESRNWEASRGLDLAGAVLMVSGLGALTHGLTELGTGRADFGSVSSIAVGVLALTAFVVVERRSDHPLVSPKLFSDRNFRVANAMTLLIYGALGAVFLLLVLQLQIVAGFSPVAAGTALLPFTAVMLVFSSRAGALSSRIGPRLPMTVGPLIAALGLLLMMRIGPDASWLFDVAPAAAVFGAGMVLVVAPLTATVLDSAPESMAGSASGVNNALARAGGLLAVAVLPGLAGISGGGDYAAPDAFAAGFRVALLISAALMVIAAAMAAVGIRRAPVGRTGRIPVENCTHCALGGLPPHPATDSC, via the coding sequence GTGACCGAAGTGCAGATGGGTACGGCGGCGGGCCGATGGGTGCTGCTGGCGACGGTGCTCGGATCCGGTCTGGTGATGGTCGACGGCACGGTGGTCAACGTCGCCCTCCCGCACATCGGCAGCGACCTCGGGGCGGGTTTCGGCAGTCTGCAGTGGATCGTCAACGCCTACACGCTCACGCTGGCGTCGCTGATCCTGCTCGGCGGCGCACTCGGAGACCGGTTCGGGAGGCGGCGCATCTTCCTGATCGGGGTGGTCTGGTTCGCGCTGGCCTCGCTGGCCTGCGGCCTCGCCCCCAACGCCGAGGTGCTGATCGCCGCGAGAGCCTTACAGGGCGTCGGCGGCGCCCTGCTGACACCCGGAAGTCTGGCGTTGATCTCGGCGTCATTCCGTCCCGGTGACTGGGCCGCAGCGATCGGCGCATGGTCCGGTCTGGGCGGGATCGCCGGGGCCGTAGGCCCGTTCCTGGGCGGCGTCCTGGTCGAGTGGAGCTGGCGTGCAGTCTTTCTCATCAACCTGCCGCTGGCGGTCATCGTGGTGGCGGTGACCGCGGTGCGGGTGCCCGAAAGCCGTAACTGGGAAGCATCGAGAGGTCTCGATCTCGCCGGTGCCGTGCTGATGGTGTCCGGGCTGGGGGCGCTTACGCACGGGCTCACCGAACTCGGAACCGGCCGTGCGGACTTCGGGTCGGTGTCGAGCATCGCGGTCGGCGTCCTCGCGCTGACCGCGTTCGTCGTCGTGGAGCGCCGCTCCGATCATCCGCTCGTGTCGCCGAAGTTGTTCAGCGACCGGAACTTCCGGGTGGCCAATGCGATGACGCTGTTGATCTACGGGGCGCTGGGCGCGGTGTTCCTGTTGCTGGTGCTGCAGCTGCAGATCGTCGCCGGCTTCAGTCCGGTCGCCGCGGGTACCGCACTGCTGCCGTTCACCGCGGTGATGCTCGTCTTTTCGTCGCGTGCCGGAGCGCTTTCCAGTCGGATCGGGCCGCGGTTGCCCATGACCGTCGGCCCGTTGATCGCCGCGCTCGGTCTGCTGCTGATGATGCGGATAGGCCCCGACGCGTCGTGGCTGTTCGACGTCGCGCCCGCAGCCGCTGTCTTCGGTGCCGGCATGGTGCTCGTGGTGGCCCCGCTGACCGCGACGGTGCTGGACTCCGCCCCGGAGAGCATGGCCGGGTCCGCCTCGGGGGTGAACAACGCGCTGGCCCGTGCCGGGGGGCTGCTGGCCGTGGCCGTGCTGCCCGGGCTCGCCGGGATCAGCGGCGGCGGCGACTACGCCGCGCCCGACGCCTTCGCGGCCGGCTTCCGTGTCGCCTTGCTGATCTCGGCTGCGCTCATGGTGATCGCAGCAGCGATGGCGGCCGTCGGGATCCGGCGGGCGCCGGTTGGTCGGACCGGGCGGATTCCGGTCGAGAACTGCACCCACTGCGCGCTCGGAGGTCTTCCGCCCCACCCGGCCACGGACAGCTGCTGA
- a CDS encoding FAD-dependent oxidoreductase produces the protein MSDTTTCAVVGGGPAGMVLALLLARAGVEVTVLEKHGDFLRDFRGDTVHPTTLRLLDELGLWPKFAALPHSELRRATLEVAPGRSVTMVDFGRLRQPHPYIAMVPQWDLLNLLAEAGEAEPTFTLRMRTEVTGPVRDGDRVTGVRYRDDDGPGELRADLTIACDGRNSVLRQQTGLRLREFPVSFDVWWFRLPRPDDDAIYTLFPRLAPGKAMIVIPRQDYLQIALLIPKGADAELRARGLDAFHADVLALLPEAGAAVGTITTLDDVKFLDVRLNRLRRWHTDGLLFLGDAAHAMSPAGGVGINVAIQDGVAAARLLAAPLREGTVTPRRLASVRRRRVVPTVLTQALQRLIDRRFLGPIVHGHLAGPPTALLRVVERAPWLAVVPAYLVGVGVRPERAPDFARRPPA, from the coding sequence GTGAGTGACACCACCACCTGCGCCGTGGTCGGCGGTGGCCCTGCCGGCATGGTGCTCGCCCTGCTGCTGGCCCGGGCAGGCGTCGAGGTGACGGTGCTGGAGAAGCACGGGGATTTCCTGCGCGACTTCCGTGGCGACACCGTGCACCCGACCACATTGCGGCTGCTCGACGAGCTCGGCCTGTGGCCGAAATTCGCCGCGCTGCCGCACAGTGAACTGCGGCGGGCGACGCTGGAGGTGGCGCCCGGGCGGTCCGTCACGATGGTCGATTTCGGCCGGTTGCGCCAGCCCCACCCGTACATCGCGATGGTGCCGCAGTGGGATCTGCTCAACCTGCTCGCCGAGGCCGGCGAAGCCGAGCCGACGTTCACGCTGCGGATGCGCACCGAGGTCACCGGACCGGTGCGCGACGGTGACCGCGTCACCGGCGTCCGCTACCGCGACGACGACGGTCCCGGAGAGCTGCGCGCCGACCTGACCATCGCCTGCGACGGCCGCAATTCCGTTCTGCGGCAACAGACCGGTCTGCGACTGCGCGAGTTCCCGGTGAGCTTCGACGTGTGGTGGTTCCGGCTCCCCCGCCCCGACGACGATGCCATCTACACCCTGTTCCCCCGGCTCGCGCCGGGCAAGGCGATGATCGTGATCCCGCGGCAGGACTACCTGCAGATCGCGCTGTTGATCCCGAAGGGCGCCGACGCCGAACTGCGGGCCAGGGGTCTCGACGCGTTCCACGCCGACGTGCTGGCGCTGCTGCCCGAAGCGGGCGCGGCCGTCGGCACCATCACCACGCTCGACGACGTCAAGTTCCTCGATGTGCGGCTGAACCGGTTGCGGCGCTGGCACACCGACGGTCTGCTGTTCCTCGGCGACGCCGCTCACGCGATGTCCCCGGCCGGCGGGGTCGGCATCAACGTGGCGATCCAGGACGGCGTGGCCGCGGCCCGGCTGCTGGCCGCACCGCTGCGCGAGGGCACGGTGACGCCGCGGCGACTGGCCTCGGTGCGGCGCAGGCGCGTCGTCCCGACCGTGCTCACCCAGGCCTTGCAGCGCCTGATCGACCGGCGGTTCCTCGGCCCCATCGTGCACGGACACCTGGCCGGTCCACCCACGGCGCTGCTGCGCGTGGTCGAGCGCGCGCCCTGGCTGGCGGTCGTTCCCGCCTACCTCGTCGGCGTCGGGGTGCGGCCCGAGCGCGCACCGGACTTCGCGCGGAGGCCGCCCGCGTAG
- a CDS encoding cytochrome c biogenesis CcdA family protein, whose protein sequence is MQQNLVGLAFAAGLVAALNPCGFAMLPAYLALVVRGSGTRVSAAVGRAVAATVAMTLGFLVVFAAFGLLTVALASVVQQYIPYVTVVVGVVLVALGGWLLSGRALTVLMPDRLGTGVAAPTARLGSMFGYGVGYALASLSCTVGPFLAVTGAGLGTAGAGRLWVYLAYAAGFALVVGALAVSVAVAGSALADPLKRILPYVNRIGGATLILVGLYVAYYGYYEIRLFAGGDPADPVIAAAGRLQGAIAGWVHRQGSWPWLLLLAATFAAAVWLVRRAYVRRGQLNR, encoded by the coding sequence GTGCAGCAGAATCTGGTCGGGCTGGCGTTCGCGGCCGGTCTGGTGGCGGCGCTGAACCCGTGTGGGTTCGCGATGCTGCCCGCCTATCTCGCGCTGGTGGTGCGCGGGAGCGGCACCCGGGTTTCGGCGGCGGTGGGACGTGCGGTCGCCGCGACGGTGGCGATGACACTCGGCTTCCTCGTCGTGTTCGCGGCGTTCGGGCTGCTGACCGTCGCCCTGGCCTCTGTGGTGCAGCAGTACATTCCGTACGTCACGGTGGTCGTCGGCGTCGTGCTCGTGGCGCTCGGCGGCTGGCTGCTGTCCGGGCGCGCACTGACCGTGCTGATGCCGGACCGGTTGGGCACGGGCGTCGCCGCCCCCACGGCACGCCTGGGCTCGATGTTCGGTTACGGGGTGGGCTATGCGCTGGCGTCGCTGTCCTGCACGGTGGGACCCTTTCTCGCCGTCACCGGCGCCGGTCTCGGCACTGCCGGCGCGGGACGACTGTGGGTCTATCTGGCCTATGCCGCGGGATTCGCATTGGTGGTCGGCGCCCTGGCGGTCAGTGTGGCCGTCGCAGGTTCCGCGCTGGCCGACCCTCTCAAGCGAATCCTGCCGTATGTCAACAGAATCGGAGGAGCCACGCTGATTCTGGTGGGACTCTACGTCGCGTACTACGGCTACTACGAGATCCGGTTGTTCGCGGGCGGCGACCCCGCCGACCCGGTCATCGCCGCGGCGGGCCGGTTGCAGGGCGCCATCGCCGGTTGGGTGCACCGGCAGGGATCGTGGCCGTGGCTGCTGCTGCTCGCGGCCACGTTCGCGGCCGCGGTATGGCTCGTCCGACGCGCCTACGTCCGACGCGGTCAGCTGAACCGGTAG
- a CDS encoding lipocalin family protein, with product MDSRRWALWLSTLGAGAGIALGAGHGVAAADTETSAGAETSATETSDTVDTADPVETEPVETEPVEQEPVETEPVEQEPVEKQAAAVTDEVDEATGDAYTPEVTEPEATEPEATEPEVTSPETVEITEPEITEPEPAVTGVKTGRAALTIPVGRNGYTTRADWYLPTQADGSVAATGVIWLQHGFLGNKAALSRLAQTLSQQTNSIVVAPNLSSFPLACSGCWINGVPMQEAVASMFLGDRASLTSSANTAGFLGALPEEFVLSGQSGGGGFATAVGGYYSDDPANNGSLRGVVMFDGYAYNGVLPGALAKIDDPFVPVYQVAAPPQPWNGNGTTTRELVAARPDRFVGVTLARGSHADALIGGNALFDFFAQLVAGVSPRGNTEAAFTLATGWINDMYLGLSPGDGSGIYGAPGQYVVLGDAAGVVLAPAPVVDLNRYLGTWYEVGSVNQFFSIGLVNTKAVYSFNPDGSVRVENSGNYFVDNGPKSSIVGAALPVDAANNRLNVRFVGAPSARPPGNYWIVDLGDRYQWAVVTDSTGRSGFLLSRTPAVSTGFYQELLDRASVNGVKGRITPTRQPAQRRRARARSTR from the coding sequence GTGGATTCGAGACGTTGGGCGCTGTGGTTGTCCACGCTGGGCGCGGGCGCGGGTATCGCACTGGGTGCCGGCCACGGTGTGGCCGCCGCGGACACCGAAACGTCCGCCGGCGCCGAAACCTCAGCCACGGAGACTTCCGACACGGTCGACACCGCCGACCCGGTCGAGACAGAACCCGTCGAGACGGAGCCGGTCGAGCAGGAGCCGGTCGAGACGGAGCCGGTCGAGCAGGAGCCGGTCGAGAAGCAGGCCGCGGCAGTGACCGACGAGGTGGACGAGGCGACGGGTGACGCCTACACGCCGGAGGTCACCGAGCCGGAGGCCACCGAGCCGGAGGCCACCGAACCCGAGGTCACCTCGCCCGAGACCGTCGAGATCACCGAACCCGAGATCACCGAACCCGAGCCCGCGGTCACCGGCGTCAAGACCGGGCGGGCGGCGCTGACGATTCCGGTGGGCCGCAACGGTTACACGACCCGAGCGGACTGGTATCTGCCGACGCAGGCGGACGGTTCGGTGGCGGCGACCGGGGTGATCTGGCTGCAGCACGGTTTCCTGGGCAACAAGGCGGCCCTGTCCAGGCTGGCCCAGACGCTGTCGCAGCAGACCAACAGCATCGTGGTCGCGCCGAACCTGTCGTCGTTCCCGCTGGCCTGTTCCGGCTGTTGGATCAACGGCGTACCGATGCAGGAGGCGGTCGCGTCGATGTTCCTCGGCGACCGCGCGTCGCTGACCAGCAGCGCGAACACTGCCGGCTTCCTCGGTGCGCTGCCCGAGGAGTTCGTGCTCTCCGGGCAGTCCGGGGGCGGCGGGTTCGCCACGGCGGTCGGCGGTTACTACTCCGACGATCCGGCCAACAACGGCAGCCTCCGCGGCGTGGTGATGTTCGACGGCTACGCGTACAACGGTGTGCTCCCCGGCGCGCTGGCCAAGATCGACGACCCGTTCGTGCCGGTCTATCAGGTCGCAGCCCCGCCGCAGCCCTGGAACGGCAACGGAACAACCACCCGCGAACTGGTGGCGGCGCGCCCGGATCGGTTCGTCGGGGTGACCCTGGCCCGCGGCTCCCACGCCGACGCGTTGATCGGCGGAAACGCGCTGTTCGACTTCTTCGCGCAACTGGTCGCCGGGGTTTCGCCGCGCGGCAACACCGAAGCCGCGTTCACGCTGGCCACCGGCTGGATCAACGACATGTACCTGGGCCTGAGCCCGGGCGACGGCAGCGGCATCTACGGGGCTCCCGGGCAGTACGTCGTCCTGGGCGACGCCGCGGGCGTCGTGCTTGCGCCCGCACCGGTGGTCGACCTGAACCGCTACCTCGGCACCTGGTACGAGGTGGGCAGCGTCAACCAGTTCTTCTCGATCGGTCTGGTCAACACCAAGGCCGTGTACAGCTTCAACCCGGACGGCTCGGTGCGGGTCGAGAACTCGGGCAACTACTTCGTCGACAACGGCCCGAAGTCGTCGATCGTCGGCGCGGCGTTGCCGGTGGACGCCGCCAACAACCGGCTCAACGTGAGGTTCGTCGGCGCCCCGTCGGCCAGGCCGCCGGGCAACTACTGGATCGTCGATCTCGGCGACCGATACCAGTGGGCCGTCGTCACCGATTCCACCGGCCGGAGCGGATTCCTGCTCAGCCGGACCCCGGCCGTGTCGACCGGCTTCTACCAGGAACTGCTGGACCGGGCCTCGGTCAACGGCGTGAAGGGCCGGATCACGCCGACCCGCCAGCCCGCTCAACGTCGGCGGGCACGCGCTCGGTCGACGCGATGA
- a CDS encoding response regulator transcription factor — MEHTVTLWVDDSNAIFRRGLAHCLTSSGFAIVGESVHLIPAPDVTAAEIWLLELDGPAALAAACVAADGPRCVGIAEAGSSALMQNAVKAGFTGLLIREEITPASLVAACRAVACGIGSIPSAILTPLLGCGSSPGSLVDRGVLACRELSVLRLLAQGSTTREIAGELSYSERTVKNIVHDTLAKLHCRTRAEAVAVMARQGAL, encoded by the coding sequence ATGGAGCACACGGTCACCCTCTGGGTGGATGACTCCAACGCGATCTTCCGGCGCGGCCTCGCACATTGCCTGACCTCGTCCGGGTTCGCGATCGTCGGAGAGAGCGTGCACCTCATTCCGGCACCGGACGTGACAGCTGCGGAGATCTGGTTGCTTGAACTCGACGGGCCGGCCGCGCTGGCCGCGGCCTGCGTCGCCGCCGACGGACCGCGATGTGTCGGTATCGCGGAAGCGGGGTCCTCGGCCCTGATGCAGAACGCCGTCAAGGCCGGATTCACCGGGCTGCTGATACGCGAGGAGATCACCCCCGCCTCATTGGTCGCTGCGTGCCGGGCAGTGGCCTGCGGCATCGGATCCATACCGTCGGCGATCCTGACGCCGCTGCTCGGCTGCGGAAGCAGTCCGGGCTCGCTGGTCGATCGCGGCGTGCTCGCCTGCCGTGAACTGAGCGTGCTGCGACTCCTCGCCCAGGGCAGCACAACCCGCGAGATCGCCGGTGAATTGAGCTATTCCGAACGCACGGTCAAAAACATCGTCCACGACACACTCGCCAAGCTGCACTGCCGGACGCGCGCCGAGGCCGTCGCGGTGATGGCGCGCCAGGGAGCGCTCTAG
- a CDS encoding protein disulfide oxidoreductase has product MIHRLLRLATGVVAAVLLLIGASPPTALADDRLDFTATTLSGAQFDGSSLQGKPAVLWFWTPWCPFCNAEAPSVSKVAAANPGVTFVGVAARSDVDAMRGFVSRYGLNFTNLDDADGAIWARYNVPWQPAYVFYRADGSSTFVNNPTSAMPEQELQERVSALGA; this is encoded by the coding sequence ATGATTCATCGATTACTGCGTCTGGCGACCGGCGTCGTCGCGGCGGTTCTGCTGCTGATCGGGGCGAGCCCGCCGACCGCGCTGGCCGACGACCGGCTCGACTTCACCGCGACCACGCTCAGCGGCGCACAGTTCGACGGGTCGTCATTGCAGGGCAAGCCTGCGGTGCTGTGGTTCTGGACTCCGTGGTGCCCGTTCTGCAATGCCGAGGCGCCGTCGGTCAGCAAGGTCGCCGCGGCGAACCCGGGAGTGACGTTCGTGGGCGTCGCTGCGCGTTCCGACGTCGACGCGATGCGGGGATTCGTGTCGAGATACGGCCTGAACTTCACCAATCTCGACGACGCCGACGGCGCCATCTGGGCGCGCTACAACGTGCCGTGGCAGCCCGCGTACGTGTTCTACCGCGCGGACGGCTCGTCGACGTTCGTGAACAACCCGACGTCGGCGATGCCGGAGCAGGAACTCCAGGAGCGGGTGTCCGCGCTGGGCGCGTAA
- a CDS encoding LuxR C-terminal-related transcriptional regulator, with the protein MEASNERAADNRRRAIRVAVVDENHIFRRGVRACLETSSDILIVFEGPTGPVPEGVDVVIASDRAATDIASEWPTLVCSDASGTCESATTAGNVVAVLPRGHLTESQLGAAVHAAASGLRVVAAGAGASTVRGGLPERSLKVLRLLAAGYGTREISDTVGCSERTVKYAIRDAERHLEARSRAQVVAEAIRHGMI; encoded by the coding sequence GTGGAGGCGAGCAACGAGCGAGCCGCCGACAACCGCCGCCGGGCGATTCGCGTCGCGGTAGTCGACGAGAACCACATCTTCCGGCGCGGAGTTCGGGCCTGCCTGGAAACAAGCAGCGACATCCTCATCGTCTTCGAAGGGCCCACCGGGCCCGTCCCTGAGGGCGTCGACGTCGTGATCGCCTCCGACCGGGCTGCCACCGACATCGCATCAGAATGGCCGACGTTGGTCTGCAGTGACGCCTCCGGCACGTGCGAGAGCGCGACAACCGCCGGCAACGTGGTCGCAGTTCTGCCCCGTGGCCATCTCACCGAGAGCCAGCTCGGCGCGGCCGTCCATGCCGCCGCGAGCGGACTTCGGGTCGTCGCCGCCGGCGCCGGTGCGAGCACCGTGCGGGGTGGCCTGCCCGAACGGTCCCTCAAGGTACTGCGGCTGCTGGCCGCGGGGTACGGGACACGGGAGATCTCGGACACCGTCGGGTGCTCCGAGCGGACGGTCAAGTACGCCATCCGCGATGCGGAGCGGCATCTGGAGGCGCGCAGCCGCGCCCAGGTGGTCGCGGAGGCGATTCGCCACGGCATGATCTGA